From Camelina sativa cultivar DH55 chromosome 5, Cs, whole genome shotgun sequence:
TCTGTTGATACCAAACAATATTTGTGTCTTAAGGATATTTTGACCCAATAGGTTTCGATTTAATTAGGAAGAATTCTAAAGAGTAGTAGTAAGGGGGAATTACCAGGAAGACTGAGTCACGAGCGGCCATGGTGAGGATATCGGAACAGGAGACGGTTAGAGGACAAGCATCTTCGAGGAGGTACTTAATGTAGTCAATTACTTCAAATCCACGCAAAGAGTTCACATTTGGAGTTGCTTGTTTCTCACTCACCATATCTCCATGTGTGTCCAAGAGCACAGATGCATCACAACCCTAAACCCACGATAAAATCCCACAATTGAACATCAAAGCGACGCACAACAATCTCACTCTTGCACACGCAAATTCACAGACCATTCAAGAAGTATGCTAGAATCAGAGCCTTAAAACTACTTGAAAAAGTTATGATCTAAGAgggaacaaaatcaaaaatgagTAGACAGGGAAGATTTTCTAACCAAGACGAAGCAATCGTGGAactgaagacgaagaagagaagccGCCATACGAGGATCTTTGAGAACAGCAACCTCAACGTTATGCTTCACGATTTCCTCTGCTAAAGGGCAACTCTCTTTGTAGAAACCCTTCAGTAATGGTCCACCAAATTCCCCCAAAGCCGTTGTAGTAATTACAGAGAGCAGAATTAAAGAAAACCATAGCTTCTTCTGCTTGATCTCCATTGGAAAGTTATGTCATATGTTTCTGTTcatctctgtgtgtgtgtgactaTATTTGTGTGCTTCGTGTTTTAATGTTCATTGTATGTTATCATATGTCGTTATGTGTGTTTTCATGCCCAATTTTTACCACAAAGGATGTTACAGTTTTGTCAACGGTAGATACAACCAATAGGGACCTAACTTGCGTTATGAGCTTGAATACGTGATTATAATATAATGGTGGCAgattgtaatatttaaaaacagaaGTTGGACAGAACTGACCGGAACTAGGATTAATATAAGATTCATATCCATGATGGTAACCCTTAAGATACTACAATTCTTATGCCCACTtgtttattttatctttaagGTTACCTAATTTTTGATTCGGATCACGATTTCTTTTGGACTAGCTTAGTCGAGATGTCAGATACATTTTAAGGATAACAAGTTATTAAGATATGTTCTATGATGGGAAAAAAATATCTGTGTGTTTGTTAATTAGAtctctgcttcatcttcttgaaCTCTTTATTTTGTGATGTTGGTCATAGTCTCATAGAAAGTATGCCAATTTAGGAAATAAGCATGACAATTTGATAGAAGATATTGGAACATAAAAGACAGGAAAAGAAACCACTCCTAGTGAGCAGCGTCTTCATCCTCGCAGAACTTGGTGTATTCCTTTGCACCCATCAAAGATTCCAACTCCGCGGGGCTGCTCGGCTTCACTTTGATCATCCAGCCATCTTCGTAAGGGCTTGTGTTAATCTACATAGCACACAAACACAATTGCCAAAATCATTGCTTATATGTTTTGTCACATGAGTGGTAACTTAACTTTATTTCATTCAAGACTTTTAAAACCATACCAAGCCTGGTGAGCCCGTGAGATTCTTGTTAACCTCAATGACTTCACCTGAGATGGGTGATAAGATCTCACTTGTGGCCTTCACACTCTCCACTGCTCCAAAGCTTTTCTCTTTGCTCACCGTGCTATTTTCCTCTGGCAGTTCCACAAACACTACTTCACCTAAATGGTCCTGCAACATCAATGTCATGTCTCCTCTTACAAATCTATCATCATCTTTATAACCATTCTCCAAAGAGACAAACTATCTAATCCAGTTCCAATGGGACAGAGTTACTTCGATCTAACACTTAGATAACAAAAACAGGAACCTGAGAGCCTTTGTTACCTGAGCATGGGCAGTGATGCCAATGGTGGCAACAGAGCCTTCATGTTTAACCCACTCGTGTGAATTTGCATACTTCAAACCCTCCAACACTACAAAAAAGAGCACAGATACTCATCAACAGTTTCAAGAAGTGCTATGTAACatattgtcaaaaaaagaaaaagaaaaaaaaagctatgtaacacaaacaacaaccacaaataacaaacaaacctgTGGAGAAGCATCTAGAGATGGAGAAAGCTGGAGAGAGATGAGACTTGGAGACAGAAGTAGAAAGCTTGAGAGCGTTTGCTGTAGAAGAAGCCCACATTCTCAGTGCCATTTTTGGTTAGCGTTCTCTCCCTTCTTTATCTTGCTCTGTGTTTTGTCTTCTCCAAATATAGTGGAGATCTCAAAGatattctctttctttgctTTATTATTTGTGCTGTGTGAGTGCTCTATCTTTAATATGTAAGGCAGAAATTGAAGGCCTCATCCTCTTTGCCTATGGTGTGTATCAAAAGTGTAACCCAAACCTTCTCAATGACACAGAAGCTCTCGTAATTACTTTTTTGGGTTCCTTTTATTAGCTTTTCCAAGGAACAAAGTAATGGCTCCTAGCATCCTATACTTTTCATGTAATGGAGATTAAAATGCTAAATAAAAAGGGAACTGTgtagttatttttttcaaaattgctttatttttgtaaaactataGATTAAATGGAATTTTttcagttaatttttttgtcttttcaatcAGATTGATTTGCTTGAATCAtgttaaaaaataaagcaacaaacatatataggaCAAATGTTTTTTCACAAATTATCTATGATCTATATGATCTCATATAAGTTTTGGAGCTCTTAAGCTTTCTGAAACTTTGGGggttaaaatagaaataataaatatgttcGGGCAGATATGCAAAATTGAAAACTCAAGTCACCGTCTCCGTCATCAGAGAAGGAGCAGAGCAAGTGAGAAAAGCAAACTCTGTTTTTCAATCCCCAATTTGAAGAAGTCCTAATCCTTAATCTCTCGTTGATTGTCTGAGAAGTTAAGAAGGTATTATAGTAAAATTGCACACGATTCGTGGTGGTGGAATAGTGAATTCAATCGAAGAGATGATGAGCTCTGATTCAACCAACAATGGCACCGTCGAGATCACGTACAAAACCATCGGCCCAGCTCGGCCGTCTCAAATTCGAGTGGCGTCTCATATCAAAGTATagacttttcttcttttctttttttttttaaatctcggTGAGTGGCTTGTGTGTACGAAGAGGATTGATCCCAGAGCTGATTTTAGGTTGGTGATTTGAGAAATGTAATTGCGGAAAAGGGTAAATTTCCCGTGGAAAATTTGAGGATGATTCTTCGTGGAAAGGCactgcaagacgaagaagatggagatgatTTATACGTTACCCTCAAGGACAAAGGTAACACAGATTCTGCTGTAAATGTTATAAGCATTTATCTGTGTTTCTTGAATGGGTCTTTAGATTATGCATAAGTCTCTTGTGTAGATTCCTTGATCGTTGCTGTAATACCAAAGCAACCTGCTGGAGCTCAGACctttgaggatgatgatgatgatgatgatttggtaaa
This genomic window contains:
- the LOC104786017 gene encoding glycine cleavage system H protein 1, mitochondrial, translating into MALRMWASSTANALKLSTSVSKSHLSPAFSISRCFSTVLEGLKYANSHEWVKHEGSVATIGITAHAQDHLGEVVFVELPEENSTVSKEKSFGAVESVKATSEILSPISGEVIEVNKNLTGSPGLINTSPYEDGWMIKVKPSSPAELESLMGAKEYTKFCEDEDAAH